From a single Brassica napus cultivar Da-Ae chromosome C9, Da-Ae, whole genome shotgun sequence genomic region:
- the LOC106449597 gene encoding flavin-containing monooxygenase FMO GS-OX-like 9, with amino-acid sequence MVSVTSSEASRSRSKKVCVIGAGPSGLVSARELRKEGHKVVVMEQNDDVGGQWLYQPNVEEEDPLGGSSVPTNDTLKVHSSIYSSLRLTSPREIMGYSDFPFLAKKGRDMRRFPGHKELWLYLKDFSEAFGIREMIRFNVRVEFVGEEEKREDVRRWIVRSREKSSGKVIEEIFDAVVVATGHYSHPRLPSIKGMDSWKRKQVHSHVYRVPDPFRNEVVVVVGNSMSGQDISMELVEVAKEVHLSAKSLDISSGLSKVISKHQNLLLHPQIESLEDDGRVIFVDGTWVVADTILYCTGYSYKFPFLESKGRVEVDDDRVGPLFEHTFPPCLSPSLSFVGIPRKLIGFPFFEAQAKWIAQVLSGKSSLPSPDQMLQSVADFYRSRDLAGIPKHNTHDIADFTYCDKYADYVGFPHLEEWRKQLCLSALTNSQENLETYRDSWDDHELLQEALQSSHFTNFDC; translated from the exons ATGGTTTCGGTCACATCATCAGAAGCATCAAGGAGCCGATCAAAGAAGGTTTGTGTGATCGGAGCTGGACCGTCTGGGCTAGTCTCAGCGAGGGAGCTAAGAAAAGAAGGACATAAAGTGGTGGTGATGGAGCAAAACGACGACGTAGGAGGTCAATGGTTGTATCAACCAAacgtagaagaagaagatcctttAGGAGGAAGTAGCGTTCCTACTAATGATACACTTAAGGTCCATAGCAGCATTTACTCTTCCTTGAGGCTAACCTCACCGAGAGAGATAATGGGTTATTCAGATTTTCCATTTTTGGcgaagaaagggagagatatGAGGAGGTTTCCAGGGCATAAGGAGCTTTGGTTGTATCTAAAGGACTTCAGTGAAGCTTTTGGGATAAGAGAGATGATTAGGTTCAATGTTAGGGTTGAGTTTGTAggggaagaagaaaaaagggaAGATGTGAGGAGATGGATTGTGAGGAGTAGAGAGAAATCAAGTGGTAAGGTCATTGAAGAGATCTTTGATGCTGTTGTTGTTGCTACTGGTCATTACTCCCACCCTAGACTGCCCTCTATAAAAG GAATGGACTCTTGGAAAAGGAAGCAAGTTCATAGCCATGTTTACCGAGTGCCTGATCCATTTCGTAATGAG GTTGTGGTGGTAGTTGGGAACTCAATGAGTGGACAAGACATATCAATGGAGCTTGTGGAAGTGGCAAAGGAAGTTCATTTAAGTGCTAAGTCACTTGACATATCTTCTGGACTCTCCAAAGTCATTTCCAAACACCAAAACCTTCTTCTTCACCCACAG atTGAATCTTTAGAAGATGATGGGAGAGTCATTTTTGTGGATGGAACTTGGGTCGTCGCTGATACAATTTTATATTGCACCGG GTACTCGTATAAGTTTCCATTTCTTGAGAGTAAAGGAAGAGTAGAAGTGGATGATGATAGAGTGGGCCCACTCTTCGAACATACTTTCCCTCCTTGTCTCTCCCCTTCTCTCTCCTTTGTCGGAATCCCCAgaaag TTAATAGGATTCCCATTCTTTGAAGCACAAGCAAAGTGGATAGCACAAGTGTTGTCTGGAAAGTCATCTCTTCCTTCTCCCGACCAGATGTTGCAATCTGTCGCCGACTTTTACCGGTCTAGAGATCTCGCCGGTATCCCTAAACACAACACTCACGACATTGCTGATTTCACG TATTGCGACAAGTATGCGGATTATGTTGGGTTTCCGCATTTGGAAGAATGGAGAAAGCAACTTTGTTTGTCAGCTCTCACCAATTCACAAGAAAATCTTGAGACGTATCGTGATTCTTGGGATGATCATGAACTCCTACAAGAAGCTCTCCAAAGCTCTCATTTTACAAATTTCGACTGTTGA
- the LOC106446111 gene encoding heparanase-like protein 1 has product MGFKVCIFLLLGCLLQVPERTMARDMKRASIVIQGASRITETDENFVCATLDWWPHDKCNYDNCPWGYSSVINMDLSRPLLTKAIQAFKPLRIRIGGSLQDQVIYDVGNLQTPCHPFRKMSSGLFGFSKGCLHMKRWDELHSFLTKSGAIVTFGLNALHGRHKLRGNAWGGAWNHVNTQDFINYTVSNGYAIDSWEFGNELSGTGVGASVSAELYGKDVIVLRDIIDKMYKDSKLTKPSLVAPGGFYEQQWYTKLLEISGPDVVDVVTHHIYNLGSGNDPQLVKKILDPSYLSRVAETFKNVNKTIQEHGPWASPWVGESGGAYNSGGRRVSDTFIDSFWYLDQLGMSSKHNTKVYCRQTLVGGFYGLLEKGTFVPNPDYYSALLWHRLMGKGVLAVQTDGPPQLRVYAHCSKGREGVTLLLINLSNQSDFTVSVSNGVNMALNVESKPKKKSLLDTLKKPFSWIGNKASDGYLNREEYHLTPENGELRSKTMVLNGKPLKPTETGDIPNLEPVIRGVNSPVCVSSLSMSFIVLPSFDASACS; this is encoded by the exons atgggCTTCAAAGTTTGCATCTTTCTCCTCTTGGGTTGTCTACTTCAAGTTCCAGAGAGAACAATGGCTCGAGACATGAAACGTGCATCGATCGTTATCCAAGGAGCTAGTCGAATCACTGAGACCGATGAGAACTTTGTCTGTGCCACATTGGACTGGTGGCCACATGACAAGTGCAACTATGACAACTGTCCTTGGGGTTACTCTTCAGTTATCAACAtg GACTTATCTCGTCCCCTTCTCACTAAAGCTATTCAAG CCTTTAAGCCATTGAGGATAAGAATCGGCGGTTCTCTGCAAGATCAAGTGATCTACGACGTAGGAAATCTCCAAACTCCATGCCATCCATTTAGAAAAATGAGCAGCGGCTTGTTCGGATTCTCTAAAGGATGCTTGCATATGAAACGATGGGACGAGCTCCACAGTTTCCTAACCAAATCAGG AGCTATAGTGACGTTTGGTTTAAACGCTTTGCATGGGAGACACAAGCTACGTGGGAATGCATGGGGCGGGGCGTGGAATCATGTTAACACTCAAGATTTCATCAACTACACAGTCTCAAACGGCTACGCTATAGATTCTTGGGAATTTG GAAACGAGCTGAGTGGAACCGGAGTAGGTGCGAGTGTGAGCGCAGAGCTTTACGGGAAAGACGTGATTGTACTTAGAGATATAATCGACAAAATGTATAAAGACTCTAAGTTAACCAAGCCTTCGCTTGTCGCTCCTGGAGGATTCTATGAACAACAGTGGTACACCAAACTTCTTGAGATCTCTGGTCCAGATGTTGTCGACGTGGTGACTCATCATATATACAATCTTGGTTCAG GGAATGATCCTCAGTTGGTAAAGAAGATACTAGATCCGAGTTACTTAAGCAGAGTAGCCGAAACATTCAAGAACGTGAACAAAACTATTCAAGAACACGGACCATGGGCTTCTCCTTGGGTTGGCGAGTCTGGTGGGGCTTACAATAGTGGTGGACGTCGTGTCTCTGATACATTCATAGACAGCTTCTG GTATCTAGATCAGCTAGGAATGTCGTCGAAACACAACACTAAAGTGTACTGCAGACAGACTTTGGTCGGAGGGTTTTATGGTTTGCTCGAAAAGGGAACGTTTGTACCAAATCCAGATTACTATAG TGCACTTCTATGGCATCGTTTAATGGGCAAAGGGGTTCTTGCGGTTCAAACAGATGGACCACCTCAGCTACGGGTTTACGCTCATTGTTCAAAAGGAAGA GAGGGTGTAACGTTgcttctgatcaatctaagcaACCAATCAGATTTCACGGTTAGTGTCAGCAATGGTGTGAACATGGCTTTGAACGTGGAATCAAAGCCAAAGAAGAAGTCATTGTTGGATACTTTGAAGAAACCTTTTTCTTGGATTGGAAACAAAGCTTCAGATGGTTATCTAAACAGAGAAGAGTATCATCTAACACCAGAGAACGGTGAGTTGAGGAGCAAGACAATGGTCTTGAATGGCAAACCGTTGAAACCGACAGAAACCGGAGATATCCCGAACCTTGAACCGGTTATCCGTGGAGTGAACTCTCCGGTTTGTGTCTCGTCATTGTCCATGTCGTTCATTGTGTTGCCTAGTTTTGATGCTTCTGCTTGTTCTTGA
- the LOC106446112 gene encoding sarcolemmal membrane-associated protein, whose amino-acid sequence MSSSSGSFSGRSSSACSSTSDCQNNSFDAEELLQIGSRRMELRKEKDLLKDSQPHSIELVRSLELHTKSLSESRLEDRARIQTMEKELLSCYKEIDYLRDQLIFRSKEVSYLNEHVRNLECKLAESRNVEEEVNCLREELCLSKSENLLLLQELESKETELQCSSLSVEKLEETISSLTLESLCEVESMKLDITALEQALGDAMKIQEESIEEKEYLKRIIKEIQFQSQKAEANAKSFEKQNQELRERIAASKKSIKEFFQSAKARFESENGQQPLNAECFFAELSHVSPVSTEVRECLDAIIKKLELSRNITLIDKMEGMGQQIEIQLHEDTVKRLKEELKQEKLKAKEEAEELTQEMAELRYKMTCLLEEERKRRVCIEQASLQRIAELEAQIKREMNKRSSTDILPLSGL is encoded by the exons AAGAGCTTCTGCAGATTGGTTCAAGACGCATGGAG CTAAGGAAAGAAAAGGACTTGCTGAAAGACTCACAGCCTCATAGTATCGAACTTGTCAGa AGTTTGGAACTTCACACGAAGTCATTATCGGAATCTCGCTTAGAAGACAGAGCCAGAATTCAAACCATGGAGAAAGAGTTGTTGAGTTGCTATAAAGAGATTG ATTACTTGCGAGATCAGCTTATTTTTAGAAGCAAGGAAGTGAGTTATCTCAATGAGCATGTGCGCAATCTTGAATGCAAATTGGCTGAATCAAGGAacgtggaagaagaagttaactGTCTGAGAGAGGAGCTGTGTTTGTCTAAATCCgagaatttgttgttgttgcaagAACTCGAGAGCAAAGAGACAGAGCTACAGTGTTCGTCTCTTTCTGTAGAGAAACTGGAGGAGACCATCTCGTCCTTAACGTTGGAGTCCTTGTGTGAAGTAGAAAGCATGAAGCTTGATATAACAGCCTTGGAGCAAGCACTCGGTGACGCAATGAAAATACAAGAAGAAAGCATCGAAGAAAAAGAATACCTGAAAAGGATAATTAAAGAGATCCAGTTTCAGTCTCAAAAGGCTGAAGCGAATGCCAAGTCATTTGAGAAGCAGAACCAAGAGCTGAGGGAGAGAATCGCCGCCTCTAAGAAGAGTATCAAAGAGTTTTTTCAAAGTGCTAAAGCACGGTTTGAAAGTGAGAATGGTCAACAACCTCTAAATGCAGAGTGCTTCTTCGCCGAATTGAGCCATGTATCGCCAGTGTCCACTGAAGTTCG GGAATGTTTGGATGCTATCATCAAGAAACTAGAACTTTCCCGGAACATAACTTTGATTGATAAAATGGAGGGCATGGGGCAACAGATAGAGATACAGCTGCACGAAGATACTGTGAAGCGGCTGAAG GAGGAACTGAAACAGGAGAAACTGAAAGCGAAGGAAGAAGCGGAAGAACTTACGCAGGAAATGGCTGAACTAAGGTATAAGATGACATGTCTGCTCGAGGAAGAACGAAAACGCCGTGTGTGTATAGAACAAGCATCATTACAGAGAATTGCAGAACTAGAAGCACAG ATCAAGAGAGAGATGAACAAGCGCTCGTCCACTGATATACTGCCTCTTTCCGGGTTATGA
- the LOC106446113 gene encoding SNAP25 homologous protein SNAP33-like produces the protein MFDLKKPLERLSKHHKPSSASASNSNPFDSDDESDVNNKKHTLKPSNKISPQPSLPTKKNHSFNPFDDEEEEVVEKRLKPSFKNHSRDSGGVENQTVQELESYAVYKSEETTKTVQGCLKVAQGIRSDATRTLVMLNEQGEKITRTHHKAVDIDHDLSRGEKLLGSLGGIFSRTWKPKKTRSITGPVITRGESPKRRVNNLETREKLGLNHLPKPQSRTNEPLPESADAYQKIEMEKAKQDDGLADLSDLLGELKNMAIAMGTEIERQNNGLDHLQDDVDELNFRVKQSNQRARRLLRK, from the exons ATGTTTGATTTGAAGAAGCCTCTTGAAAGACTTTCCAAGCATCATAAGCCTTCTTCTGCTTCTGCCTCCAACTCGAATCCTTTTGATTCAGATGATGAATCAGATGTCAACAATAAAAAGCACACCTTGAAGCCATCCAACAAGATCTCCCCTCAACCTTCCCTACCTACTAAGAAGAATCACAGCTTCAACCCTTttgatgatgaggaggaggaggtagTTGAGAAAAGATTGAAGCCTTCTTTCAAGAATCATTCCCGTGATTCAGGAGGCGTGGAGAACCAGACGGTTCAAGAACTCGAGAGCTACGCTGTGTACAAGTCCGAGGAGACCACCAAGACCGTGCAAGGGTGTTTGAAAGTAGCGCAGGGGATAAGATCAGATGCTACGAGGACTTTGGTCATGTTGAATGAGCAGGGAGAGAAAATCACGAGGACTCACCACAAGGCTGTTGACATCGACCATGATCTCAGTCGG GGTGAGAAACTTCTTGGAAGCCTCGGAGGCATTTTCTCAAGGACCTGGAAGCCTAAGAAGACTCGGTCCATCACCGGTCCTGTTATAACTAGAG GTGAATCCCCTAAGAGAAGAGTTAACAACTTGGAGACTAGAGAAAAGCTGGGGCTGAACCATCTACCCAAACCGCAATCAAGAACCAATGAACCTCTTCCTGAATCCGCTGATGCTTATCAGAAAATAGAG ATGGAGAAAGCAAAGCAGGACGATGGACTTGCAGATCTAAGTGATCTACTCGGTGAACTCAAGAACATGGCTATTGCTATGGGAACTGAAATCGAAAG GCAAAACAATGGACTTGATCATCTTCAAGACGATGTAGACGAGCTTAACTTCAGAGTTAAACAATCTAACCAACGAGCTCGCCGTTTACTCCGCAAGTAA
- the LOC106419000 gene encoding triadin-like, which yields MAEENVSQVKEMIPDEHCCIRDAEIIQETSVETMPPLMVEDVLLPPPHPPAAVSNGNVNPRRHSTGALGKAQAQTRYRGNQTSSTHDLCKHGKRREEDLVVKPWKLVKKKDVEGESLSSVRKSLQVAKRDAAASAATSEVVKSSDGLQRAKRSETKSSVTQSDSPAGGVRMAKKTSLDVKKSPRISESKSSKEDLVKSLRKKEKKTETDEVVRCDDVMEKQASRSSKEDLVKSLKKKEKIDETVRCDDVSEKTLYVVESSIEEKKIVTSVKSEIQQSSVKKILRQRTPTLIPSLSPSSQEVKEPRVTKSDPRPIRKTTSRSKTSLSEKKESGSATLVTKPKRIGLKVTPPPASGPPTRPVSFRKGKVLEPKQEDSTPTSIKFKKRVVQEPKLRSDGNKKKKSLKKDVGKVSSYNSGEGKREKVVLRHRKVEAKKKLQTLFNNVIEETVNKLEEVRKSKVKALVGAFETVISLQDNEMTSQKKKKVQSKSTSSQVVEG from the coding sequence ATGGCTGAAGAGAATGTTTCTCAAGTTAAAGAGATGATACCAGATGAGCATTGTTGTATCCGTGATGCTGAGATCATTCAAGAAACCTCTGTTGAAACAATGCCACCTCTAATGGTTGAGGatgttcttcttcctcctcctcatcctCCAGCTGCAGTGTCCAATGGTAATGTGAATCCGAGACGGCACTCGACTGGAGCGTTAGGTAAAGCTCAGGCTCAAACGCGTTACCGTGGGAACCAAACGAGCTCTACTCATGATCTTTGTAAACACGGGAAGAGGCGTGAGGAAGATTTGGTGGTCAAACCGTGGAAGttggttaagaaaaaggatgttGAAGGTGAGAGTTTGAGTTCGGTGAGGAAGTCTTTGCAGGTTGCAAAGAGAGATGCTGCTGCTTCTGCTGCTACTAGTGAGGTTGTCAAATCTTCTGATGGTTTACAACGCGCTAAGAGAAGTGAAACAAAGAGTAGTGTCACTCAGAGTGATTCACCTGCTGGTGGTGTAAGAATGGCCAAGAAGACAAGCCTTGATGTTAAGAAGTCTCCTAGGATCAGCGAGAGCAAGAGTTCTAAAGAGGATCTTGTGAAGAGTCTcaggaagaaagagaagaagacggAGACTGATGAGGTGGTTAGATGTGATGATGTAATGGAGAAGCAGGCTTCAAGATCTTCCAAAGAGGATCTTGTGAAGAGTctcaagaagaaagagaagattgATGAGACGGTTAGATGTGATGATGTATCGGAGAAGACTTTGTACGTTGTTGAATCTAGTATTGAGGAGAAGAAGATCGTCACAAGTGTTAAGAGTGAGATTCAGCAATCTTCTGTGAAGAAGATTTTAAGACAAAGAACTCCTACACTTATACCGTCTTTGTCACCATCCTCTCAGGAGGTTAAAGAACCAAGGGTTACTAAATCAGATCCTAGGCCAATAAGAAAGACTACTTCAAGGTCCAAGACTAGTCTCTCTGAGAAGAAAGAGAGTGGTTCTGCAACTCTTGTGACTAAGCCAAAGAGGATTGGTTTAAAGGTCACTCCTCCTCCTGCTTCTGGTCCTCCAACGAGGCCCGTGAGTTTCAGGAAAGGGAAAGTTCTTGAACCGAAACAAGAAGATTCTACTCCAACATCCATCAAGTTCAAGAAGAGAGTTGTTCAAGAACCAAAGCTCAGAAGCGAcgggaacaagaagaagaagagcctgAAAAAAGATGTTGGGAAGGTGAGTAGTTATAACAGCGGCGAAGGTAAAAGAGAGAAAGTTGTTTTGAGGCATAGGAAAGTGGAAGCCAAGAAGAAGCTGCAGACGCTTTTCAATAATGTGATTGAAGAGACTGTGAATAAGCTTGAAGAAGTGAGGAAGAGTAAAGTTAAAGCGTTGGTTGGTGCCTTTGAAACTGTAATCTCTCTTCAAGATAATGAGATGACatctcagaagaagaagaaggtacaGAGCAAATCCACATCTTCACAAGTTGTTGAAGGCTAG